The DNA segment ATTCAGTTAGAGATGATTTACGCGAGAGTCTTGATATGAATGAACTGCAGAATCTAGTTCGTGAGACTTTGTATGAAAAGAAGTATTTGCTTGTTTTAGATGATGTGTGGAATGAGGACACAATGAAGTGGGATGACTTGAAGAAATTGTTGATGGTGGGTGCTTTTGGAAGCAAGATTCTTGTGACTACGAGGAATGAGGCAGTAGCTTCGATAATGGGGACGATTCCTGCATACTGTTTGAAGGGTTTATCAAGTGAAGATTGTCTGACTGTGTTCTTGAGAAAGGCCTTTGAACAAGGTCAAGAAGTGCTATATCCAAATCTCGTCGGGATTGCATCAGATATAGTGCAGAATTGTGAGGGAAATCCCTTACTCTTAATGACTTTAGGATCTTCATTACACATGGAAACTAACGAATGGGAGTGGCATGAAGTTAAAAATCATGAGATGTGGAACTCAAAGCAGAATGACAATATTTTACCTGCATTAAAAGTGAGCTACGAGCGATTACCATCTAATCTAAAAGTTTGTCTTGCTTACTGCTCAGTATTTCCCAAAGGCTGTGTGATTGAAATAGATAAACTGATACAGTTGTGGGTAGCAGAAGGTCTCGTTAGTAAGTCTAATGAGTCAGAAGATCTTGAGCACATTGGGATTCAATATTTCCAAGAGTTATTGTCGAGATCCTTTTTTCAAGACGTTGAAGAATATCGTTCTGTGTTTACCTCACTCTGTAAATTGCATGACCTTGTACATGATCTTGCACTGTCAGCAGCAGGGGTTGAATTTTGTACCGTAAATTCTCACACGCAAATCATTTCTGATGAGGCCAGGCATGTGGCATTTTCTGACTATGATTTGTCAGCAGCGGAACTGCCAGCATCCCTTCTCAATAACCAGACATTGAGGACCATATCCTTCTCTGTTGATGGAGTAGGACCGATGAGTACAATGTTCATCGAGAACTGCATAGCAAGATTCGTGCAACTTAGGGTGCTAGATATAAGTCATTCATGTTTCGATGAGCTGCCTCGCTCTGTTGGCGAATTGAAGTACTTGAGATATCTTGACATAAATTCCAATGGCAGCATTAAAGAATTACCTGATTCGATTAACAAGTTACTGAGCTTACAGACACTTCGACTTTCTCATTGTGCACAACTTGAAGGATTACCTAAAGATATAGGAAATTTGATCAGCCTAAGACACTTGCATATAACCACCAAGCAAACATGTTTTCCTGATAAAGCAATTGGCTGTTTATCATCTCTTCGTTCTTTGTATATTCATAGCTGCACGAATCTCGTATCTTTGTCTGAAGGCCTGCAATATCTGACTAGCCTTCGCACGTTGGCAATTATTGGTTGCCCAAGACTGACCTTTTTCCCAAGTACTATGAAACACCTTACTGCTCTGGAGAATCTGTTGATCGTTGACTGTGAAGAGCTTACATTGTTGGAGTGGCAAGATATTGAAGGACTTAGGATGATCCGGTCATTGGTTATTGGAGGCTTACCCGAATTGGAGTCAAAAGATGTTCAACGCCTCGGGAACCTCCAGATGTTGGTGCTTGCAGGGTTACCACA comes from the Nicotiana sylvestris chromosome 4, ASM39365v2, whole genome shotgun sequence genome and includes:
- the LOC104225389 gene encoding putative disease resistance protein RGA1 yields the protein MTRVFNVEKLLKQIVNSVRDDLRESLDMNELQNLVRETLYEKKYLLVLDDVWNEDTMKWDDLKKLLMVGAFGSKILVTTRNEAVASIMGTIPAYCLKGLSSEDCLTVFLRKAFEQGQEVLYPNLVGIASDIVQNCEGNPLLLMTLGSSLHMETNEWEWHEVKNHEMWNSKQNDNILPALKVSYERLPSNLKVCLAYCSVFPKGCVIEIDKLIQLWVAEGLVSKSNESEDLEHIGIQYFQELLSRSFFQDVEEYRSVFTSLCKLHDLVHDLALSAAGVEFCTVNSHTQIISDEARHVAFSDYDLSAAELPASLLNNQTLRTISFSVDGVGPMSTMFIENCIARFVQLRVLDISHSCFDELPRSVGELKYLRYLDINSNGSIKELPDSINKLLSLQTLRLSHCAQLEGLPKDIGNLISLRHLHITTKQTCFPDKAIGCLSSLRSLYIHSCTNLVSLSEGLQYLTSLRTLAIIGCPRLTFFPSTMKHLTALENLLIVDCEELTLLEWQDIEGLRMIRSLVIGGLPELESKDVQRLGNLQMLVLAGLPQLVALPRWLEGASATLQYLRVERCPNFAALPKWLENLIALEKLEISKCASDTLDGRDAGYTPSKEKLKGSGKLMVPSDLEPREYMIKRKGSLDVTDKVTAM